TTCTGGAACAACATCCCCCGGGGCTGCACCACGTATGCGTGGAACCGCCCGACATGGACGTTGCGGTCCAACAGGCCACGGCACGCGGCATGGCAGTGGTCCAAGACGGTGTGATGCCCGGCGGTATGCGCTTTGCCTACCTCTCGGCACCTGAGGCCGCGTTGCCGTACATGGAACTGGCCCATGTCCCGTCCGAAATCCGGGCGTTCTACGACTACATCAAGAGTGAGCAGGCATGAGCGCAGCGATACCGGAAACCGTAGCGGTCCAGGACGTCACGGAGTGGTCTGACGAGGTAGATGTACTGGTCATCGGATTCGGCATGGGCGGCGGATGTGCCGCCGTCTCGGCCGCCGAGGCGGGCGCACGCGTACTCGCCCTTGAGCGTGCCGCTTCCGCGGGCGGGACCACCGCCATGGCGGGCGGGCATTTCTACCTCGGCGGCGGCACCGCGGTTCAGGAGGCCACCGGACATGCCGACAGCGCTGACGAAATGTACAAATACCTCATGGCGGTATCTCCGGATCCCGATCCGGAGAAGATCCGTCTGTACTGCGACGGAAGTGTCGATCATTTCAATTGGCTTGAGGCGCTGGGTTTTCAGTTCGAACGCAGCTTCTATCCGGAGAAGGCGGTTATCCAGCCCAACACCGAAGGGCTGATGTTCACGGGCAACGAGCTGGTGTGGCCGTACCGCGATCAGGCCGTTCCGGCGCCACGCGGACACAAGGTGCCCAAGCCCGGCGACACCGGCGGTGCGGGCATGGTCGTTGACCTGCTCGCACGGCGTGCCGACGAGCTGGGTGTACCCATCCGCTATGAGACCGGCGCCACGGCGCTCATCCTCGACGAGGAGGGTGCGGTCGTGGGCGCCACGTGGAAACGTTTCGCGGAAACCGGTGCGATACGCGCGAAGTCAGTGATCATCGCGGCGGGCGGATTCGTCATGAACCCCGCCATGGTGGCCGAGTACACCCCCAAGCTCGCCGAGAAACCCTTCGTGCTCGGCAGTACCTACGACGACGGTCTCGGCATCAGACTCGGGGTGTCCGCGGGTGCAGGCACCCGCAACATGAACCAGATCTTCGTGACTGCTCCGGTGTACCCGCCGTCGGGATTGCTCACCGGAATCATCGTCAACAAGAACGGTGAACGATTCGTCGCCGAAGACTCCTACCATTCCAGGACCTCTGGGTTCGTGATGGATCAGCCCGACAGTGCCGCCTACCTGATTGTCGACTCCGAGCACATGGATCGGCCGACCTTGCCGTTGACGCCGTTCATCGATGGCTGGGAGACCGTCGCGGAAATGGAAGCGGCGCTGGGCATCCCGGCGGGAAACCTTGGGAAGACCTTGCAGCGGTACAACGAACATGCCGCCAGGGGAGAGGACCCCGACTTCCATAAGTACCCGAAATACCTTGCCGCGCAGGGAACCGGCCCATGGGGTGCATTCGATCTGACCCTTGGTAAGGCGATCTATGCGGGATTCACGCTGGGTGGACTTCGTACGGATGCGGACGGACGTGTGCTCGCCGAATCCGGCGAGCCGATATCGGGTCTCTATGCGGCGGGCGCCAGCGCTTCGAACATTGCTCAGGACGGGAAGGGCTACAGCAGCGGAACCCGGCTTGGCGAAGCGTCGTTCTTCGGCCGGCGCGCAGGTTCGCACGCGTCAGCAGGGGTATCCACCGGCTAATCCGATCTGGCACGCTATGTGAGGCCGGTCACAAACGTGCATCAAATGGTCGTCCAACGGGATAGCCGGTGGGTGACCGTGAACATGTCGCCTAGGCTGGGCGCAACGGAAAGGTGACTCCAATGGCGGAGGTCTATACCAGCAACGGGAACCGGCCCGCCCCGGCCCGTAAGATCCGCAAGCTGGCCAACGTCGCACTGAACATCGATGGCACCGTCGGACATATCGAATCGATGGCTGTGGAAGTGCACGACCTCACCGATCGGGTGGGTTCGATGCTCGACCACCTGGACTCCAGCCTGGAGCGGCTCGACGACTCCCTCGACTCGCTGAACCTCACGTTGAACAATCTGGCCGAGACCACCACGACCCTGGCTAACACGATGACGAGCCTCGAGACCCTCATCGACGTGGTCAATCCGCTCATCCGCGTACTGAAGGTCGCGCTCTACCCCACGAAGATCGTGCTGGATTTCGCCGACGATCGGATCGCCCAAGTCGAACGCGCCCTGCACCGGTAGGGCTTCCTTCCCTGGTCATCCCCGGATACTCCTGACGTTCGATTAACATACATACCGGATTGTCGGTAATGTCTCATCGACGTAGGTGATGAGGACGAAGGGAGTCGCGATGAGCGATTCATCCGATCAGCCCCGGAGGCCCCGGAAGCTTGATCCGGTTTCCGTCGAGATTCAGTTCGATCGGCTGGCAGCTACGGCCGGTCAGCTCCTCAAGGCCGGGTCGCGCATCCTGAGCCAACGTCCCACCGAACGCGACCTGCGCCAGGTGGTCGCCAAGGAAATGCGCCGTTCATTTGCCGAACTCGGCCCCGCCTACGTCAAGTTCGGCCAGCTCATCGCGTCATCGCCGGGGATGTTCCCCGAGGACCTCTCCGCGGAGTTTCGGTCGCTGCTCGATCAGGTACCACCGGCGAACCCGCGGACCATCCGTTCCATGCTCACCGACGAGCTCGGCGCCCCACCCGAGGACGTGTTCGGCTCCTTCGATGAGGTTCCCTTTGCCTCGGCATCCATCGCCCAGGTGCACAAGGCGACCCTGAAGGACGGCACCGCGGTCGTCGTCAAGATCCAGCGCCCCGCGATCCGCACCAGGCTCGCGGCCGATCTGCAGATCCTCAAACAAATCGCCCGGGGCCTGGAACTCACCGAGATGGGCCGCATGTCGAACATCTACGAGGTGATGCAGGATTTCGAGGCCAATCTCGCCGAGGAGCTCGACTTCACTCTGGAAGCCCAGGCCATGCGGGACTGGACCGCTGGCCTTGCGGGCTCCAAGTACGCACCGAAGGTGCGAGTACCCCAGCTCTATTCGGAGCTGTGTACCGACAAGGTGCTCACCATGGAGTACGTCGAGGGCATCCGTATCGACAACGCGGAAGGTATCCGTGCGGCAGGCTTCGACGGCCCCGAGGTGGTCAAAACCCTCATGCTCACCCTTTTCGATTCGGCGTTCGCCGCGGGCACCTTCCATGGTGATTTGCATGCCGGAAACCTGATGGTGGACCCGCAAGGGCGAATCGTGTTCCTGGACTTCGGAATCATCGGCCGCCTCGACGAGCGCACCCGCAAGACGCTGCGCGAGTTGATCGGTGCACTCATCATCGAGCCCGATGACGAGGCGGCCGCGCGAACGCTGATCAAATTGGGGGCCATCGATCCCGGCGCCGACCCGGCCAAGGTTGCCGAGTCGCTCCGGAAGGTCACCCGTCCCATGGGTACCTCATTGGGCAAGATCTCCTACGGCACGATCGGCCGACAGCTCACCGCGTTGGGGCGCGAGCACGACGCTATCCTCCCCAAGGAATTCATCCTGGTGGGCAAGCAACTGCTCTATGTCGAGCGGTACACCAAACTGCTTGCGCCGGACTGGCAGCCGGTGGGGGACCCGGAAATACTCACCTACTTCGGCACCTTGATATCGGAGTATCAGCAGGCCCGCGAAGAAATCAAGGATGAGGTCGGAGAATGACACGCACCGCTGGCAGCCCAGCACGGCCTGCTACCCGCGATCATCGTGCCGGG
This genomic window from Mycobacteroides chelonae contains:
- a CDS encoding FAD-binding protein, which codes for MSAAIPETVAVQDVTEWSDEVDVLVIGFGMGGGCAAVSAAEAGARVLALERAASAGGTTAMAGGHFYLGGGTAVQEATGHADSADEMYKYLMAVSPDPDPEKIRLYCDGSVDHFNWLEALGFQFERSFYPEKAVIQPNTEGLMFTGNELVWPYRDQAVPAPRGHKVPKPGDTGGAGMVVDLLARRADELGVPIRYETGATALILDEEGAVVGATWKRFAETGAIRAKSVIIAAGGFVMNPAMVAEYTPKLAEKPFVLGSTYDDGLGIRLGVSAGAGTRNMNQIFVTAPVYPPSGLLTGIIVNKNGERFVAEDSYHSRTSGFVMDQPDSAAYLIVDSEHMDRPTLPLTPFIDGWETVAEMEAALGIPAGNLGKTLQRYNEHAARGEDPDFHKYPKYLAAQGTGPWGAFDLTLGKAIYAGFTLGGLRTDADGRVLAESGEPISGLYAAGASASNIAQDGKGYSSGTRLGEASFFGRRAGSHASAGVSTG
- a CDS encoding ABC1 kinase family protein, which codes for MSDSSDQPRRPRKLDPVSVEIQFDRLAATAGQLLKAGSRILSQRPTERDLRQVVAKEMRRSFAELGPAYVKFGQLIASSPGMFPEDLSAEFRSLLDQVPPANPRTIRSMLTDELGAPPEDVFGSFDEVPFASASIAQVHKATLKDGTAVVVKIQRPAIRTRLAADLQILKQIARGLELTEMGRMSNIYEVMQDFEANLAEELDFTLEAQAMRDWTAGLAGSKYAPKVRVPQLYSELCTDKVLTMEYVEGIRIDNAEGIRAAGFDGPEVVKTLMLTLFDSAFAAGTFHGDLHAGNLMVDPQGRIVFLDFGIIGRLDERTRKTLRELIGALIIEPDDEAAARTLIKLGAIDPGADPAKVAESLRKVTRPMGTSLGKISYGTIGRQLTALGREHDAILPKEFILVGKQLLYVERYTKLLAPDWQPVGDPEILTYFGTLISEYQQAREEIKDEVGE